Part of the Pseudomonas sp. P8_241 genome is shown below.
TTTCATGTTCGGACCGTACTGGCGGTATAGCAACTCCCGGCAATCGTTTGGATAGAGGCGCCGGCCACCGCAAGGGTCGAGCAAATGATCGGCACCCGGTACACGCAACAGAAAGTGCCCGGGGAAGTTGACCCCGACCATGGGAATCTCCAGGCCTCTGGCCAGCTCCAGTGCAATCAGGCTCAGGGCCAGCGGTTGTCCACGTCGACGTTCCAGTACTTTGTCGAGCAGTGCAACTTGCGGGCGCAAGGGTGTGGAATCGTCCTGGGCGAAACCCAGGTCATTCAAGCGACGCAATAGCGGCTGCGCCAGTTCACTCACCGGCAACATCGGCAAGCCGCCGCTGACGCGCTGTAGCAATTGCTTGAAGTCCGTCAAAATGGATGCAGGTTTCACCTCGCTGTCATGCTCGGCCGCAATCCACAGGGCGGCCTCGAACAGCGCGGGCGGTGAGCGTTGCAAACAGGCAAAAAACGATTGGCGCGGGGTCATCAAAATCTCCGGGCAATGCCTCGTTTTAGCCTCGTCTGCGGCATTCGTCCAGTGCTGTGAAGGGTAGATTCGGGTTATTTCCGAATGCCCGTTTTGCCGTAACGCTTATTCCGGTGCGCTTCTGCAAATTTTGAGCGCAAGCCTATACTGGCGACTACAAGATGTGATTCGGGAGCCTTACGATGTTCGCTCTCATGCAAAGCACTCGCCTTGAATCGCTGCACCTGAGCGTCGATCCGGTGACCGGGTTGAAGGCGGTCATTGCCATTCATAACAGCCGACTCGGGCCTGCCCTGGGTGGCTGTCGTTACCTTGCCTATCCCAGCGACGAGTCTGCGGTCGAAGACGCCGTGCGGCTGGCGCAGGGTATGAGTTACAAAGCTGCGTTGGCGGGTCTGGCCCAAGGCGGCGGCGTCGCCGTGATCATACGTCCAGTCCATGTGGAAAGTCGTGCCGCGCTATTTGAAGCATTCGGGCGTTGTATCAATCAACTCGACGGTCGCTACATCACTGCCATCGACAGTGGCACGTCGGTTGCGGACATGGATTGCATCGCCCAACAGACCCGGCACGTCACCAGTACCACCTCGGCGGGAGACCCAGCGCCTCACGCGGCAATGGGGGTCTTTGCCGGTATTCGCAGCACGGCGATGGCTCGATTGGGTAGCGACAATCTGGAAGGTCTGCGCGTGGCGATTCAGGGATTGGGCAATGTCGGTTACGCACTCGCCGAACAGCTGCATGCCGCCGGTGCCGAACTGCTGGTCAGTGACATCGATCATGGCAAGGTTCAATTGGCCATGGAACAGCTCGGCGCGCACCCGATTGCCAACGACGCGTTGCTCAGCACGCCCTGCGACATCCTCGCGCCGTGCGGCCTGGGCGGGGTGCTCAACAGCAACAGCGTGTCGCAATTGCGCTGCTCGGCGGTGGCGGGTTCGGCGAACAATCAACTGACCCATCTGGAAGTCGCCGACCAACTGGAGCGACGCGGCATCCTGTATGCACCGGACTATGTGATCAATTCCGGCGGATTGATCTATGTGTCACTCAAACATCGTGGCGAAGAATTGCCGACCATTACGGCACATCTGTCGAAAATCAGCTCACGTCTGACCGAAGTGTTCGCCCATGCCCAGGCGGAAAAACGATCACCAGCCAGAGTGGCGGATGAGTTGGCGGAGAAGGTGTTGTATCGATAGGGTGATCAACGGATCGCACCTTCGGGGGTTCCTGCTGAAGGCTGCGATATGTTGATTGCGAAAATGAAAAAGGCCCTGAGCCATACAACTCAGGGCCTATTCAATTCGGATGTTACTTCGCGGCTTTCGGCGCCTTGGCGGGTTTGGCCGCTGGGGCTTCGGCTTCGGCCGATTCAACAGACTCAACCACTGGGGCAACTTCAACCGGTGCCGTCAGCAATTCGGACAACGCGTCCGGTTGGCTCTTGAACGCCTTGGCGAATATATCGCGGTTCTTCGCCATGTAGATCCCGGCTTCTTCCACCTGCTGCTCGGTCAGGGACGGAACGGCTTTGTGCAACACTTCAGCCAGCAATTCAGCCAGTTCGAGCATTTTGTCATGACGGTCAGCTTCGGCTTTATCCATGAACAAGCGCTCCAGATCTCGGCTGCTGCGGTATACCACTTCGACGGCCATTTACCACCTCACATGCCTTCACGTTGTTTGTCTGATTCGACTACTGTATTTATATACAGCTAAAGGATAAGCTAAACACTGCGCTTTGGGTAGTGGCTTTTTAATGTAGTTCGGATTCAGAATTTGTCAGTTGGGCCAGCTGTTGCTCAGATCAGGTGCGACCAAACGCCACGGCGCGCATTTGCGAGCGGCTAGCCATCATGGACTGGCCTTTTTTCTGCATACAGAAAAACCGTCACCCCCGCATCATCCGGTCGAGCCGACCTAAGGAAGCATCATCGTGAAAATCAACTGGGCCGAAAGGCTGCGCCAGAACGTGCATGAACTGGCCGAGTCCCTGGGCAACCTGTTCGTCGAAACCTTTCACTACCTGGCGTTGTTCGCTATTGGAGCAGTCACCGCATGGGCGGCGGTGATGGAGTTCCTCGGGATGCTGGAGCAGGGGCACATCAAGATCGATGACATCTTGCTGCTGTTCATCTATCTGGAACTGGGGGCGATGGTCGGGATTTACTTCAAGACCAACCACATGCCCGTGCGCTTCCTGATCTACGTGGCGATCACCGCGCTGACGCGATTGCTGATTTCCAATGTCTCGCATCACAACCCACCGGACGTTGGCATCATCTACCTGTGCGGCGGGATTTTGCTCCTGGCGTTTTCGATACTGGTGGTGCGTTACGCGTCGTCGCAATTTCCGTCGGTGAAAATTGAAAACCCGCACCGCAAGATTGGCGCGGGTTCCAGTGAGCATCCCGAAGTGGAAAAAGGCGAGCTTTAAAGATTAAGGGTCGGGCGAGGCCGGTCTTTGACCTGATGCGGCGGCAAGGTGCGAGTGTCGCCGCCGGTCATGGCATCAAGAATGCTCATGGCGCTGTGGCCCTGTTCAATGGCGATTCCGAACTGAATGCTTTGCACCAGGCGTTTGAGACGTTGAGGGTCATTGCGTTGTTCGGCGCTGATCAGCCGTTTGGCTACTATGCGACCGCTGTTGGAAAGGGTCAGCATGATGCTGCCGTCCAGACCCTGAATGCTCAGGTTGATCTGGTAATCCGGTGCAAAGGCATCGGTAATGAGCTGAAAAGGGTTGTCCATGATGCGTCACCGCCTGATTGAACGTGCAGTTGTTGACCGGCCGTGATCCAGTTGGTTCGCAACGCCAGACCACCGGCCATATCGCCATCATTGTTCCAACAGGGCTGTAGCAAGAGACATGCCCAAGGCAGGGGGCACCCCTTTAGAAGCGAGCTTGCTCGCGATGGTCGTCAACGATAACGCTGTCAGCCAGGCACTGCGCCGCGACCTCTGGTTCATCGCGAGCAAGCTCGCTCCTACAGGTCGTCTCCGGCCTGCCCGTTTCAGGGCAATAAACGCGGGTGTGCAACCAAATCGGTCAGCATTCCACCCAATTCACCGCCAGCCCGCCTCGCGAAGTTTCCTTGTACTTGTCGTGCATGTCGGCGCCGGTGTCGCGCATGGTGCGGATGACCCGGTCCAGGGAAATGAAGTGTTTGCCGTCGCCGCGCAGGGCCATTTGCGTGGCGTTGATCGCTTTGACCGCAGCTATCGCATTGCGCTCGATGCACGGCACCTGAACGAGTCCGCCAACCGGATCGCAGGTCAGGCCGAGATTGTGTTCCAGTCCAATTTCGGCGGCATTTTCAAGTTGCTCCGGCGTAGCGCCGAGCACCTCCGCGAGACCGGCGGCAGCCATGGCGCAAGCAGAACCGACTTCGCCTTGGCAGCCGACTTCGGCACCGGAGATTGACGCATTTTTCTTGCAGAGAATGCCGACGGCTGCCGCACCTAAAAAGAAGGCAACGACGTCATCGTCCGAGGCATCTGGATTGAACTTCATGTAGTAGTGCAGCACCGCGGGAATGATCCCCGCCGCACCGTTGGTCGGTGCCGTGACCATGCGACCACCAGCGGCGTTTTCTTCGTTCACGGCAAGGGCGAACAGGTTGACCCATTCCATCGCTGACAGGGTGGAGGTGATGACATTCGGCTTGCCGATTTCCAACAGGCTACGGTGCAATTTCGCTGCTCGACGGGGGACATTCAGACCGCCAGGCAGGATGCCCTCATGACGCAACCCTTGCTCGACGCACTCGCGCATCACCGACCAGATGTGCAGCAGCCCCTTGCGGATTTCTGCATCACTGCGCCATGCCCGTTCGTTGGCCATCATCAATTCGCCCACTCGCAGTCCGTGCTGATTGCAGAGTTTGAGCAATTCGGCGGCACTGGAGAAATCGTAAGGCAGCACCACGTCACTCGACGGTGCGATACCGGATTGGGCTTCTGCGGCTTCGATAATGAATCCACCACCTACCGAGTAATACGTTTGCTCGAACAGCTCGCCGGTTTCGCCGAAGGCTGTCAGGGACATCGCGTTGGGGTGGTAGGGCAGGCTCTCGTCGAGCAGCAGCAGATCGCGTTGCCAGTTAAAGGCAACGATGGCTTTGCCGGCCAGAAGCAGTTCGCCGGTTTCGCGCAGGATGTGAATACGTGGATCAATGGTGGCGGGGTCAATGCTGTCCGGCCATTCGCCCATCAGGCCCATGACGCAAGCGCGGTCGGTGGCATGGCCGACGCCGGTTGCCGATAAAGAGCCGTACAATCGGATTTCCACTCGGCGCACTTCGGCTACAAAACCCTGATCGACTAAAGCTTGCGCGAAGGTTGCAGCCGCACGCATCGGACCGACGGTATGCGAACTGGAGGGGCCGATGCCGACTTTGAAGAGATCGAAAACACTGATAGCCATGCTAAAGCCTATACAAAGCAATGGAGGGAAAATCGCTGCCATTTTTGTAGGACAAGCGCAATGTAGGCGATACTGCCTGTCGCGGTCCTACGTGACCAACGAAAACTCCTAAGACATCCTTTAGCAGGACTAAACGATGAGTCGTCAGTTACACGCCCAGACCTATGTCTGGCTGAACGTGTTTGCCTGTGCCGCGCGGCACTTGTCGTTCACCCGCTGCGCCGAAGAACTGCACATCACACCGGGGGCGGTCAGCCAGCAGATTCGCCAACTTGAAGAGCGTCTGGGGTTCCGTCTGTTTCACCGACGCGCCCGGGGTGTGGAGTTGAGTGCTGAAGGCCAGCGACTGGCCATTACGGTCAACGAGGCTTACGGCAGCATCGACGCCGAGTTACGGCGACTGGACGCGGGCATGATCAGCGGAATTCTGCGGGTGCGTTCGATCCCGTCCTTTCTGAGCAAATGGCTGACACCGCGTCTGCCGCGTCTGCAGCAGCAGTTCCCGGATATTCAATTGCGCCTGGTGGCCGAGGACAGCAGCGTGCCGCTGCATGAAGGGGACTTCGATCTGGCCATCGACCTCAACGACGGCAGTTACCCCGGGCTGTTATCCACAGCCTTGCTCGATGAGCAGATTTTTCCGGTTTGTGCGCCGAGCCTGCTGCGCGGGCGTCCACCCTTACATGGGCCGGCGGACCTGATTCATTTCCCGTTGTTGCACGACATCACCGCCTGGCGTGGCAGCTACGAATATGCGGAATGGGAGTTCTATCTCAATGCCATCGGGTTCGAAGGAGCCGATGTGCGCCGTGGCCATACCTTCAATCGCAATCACCTGACGATCGAAGCGGCGATTGCCGGGATGGGAGTGGCGATTGCTCGCCGAACCCTGCTTAACGACGAGCTGGAACGCGGGGCGTTGATCGTGCCGTTCGGCCTCGCGGTGCCCAATCACAAGCGCTACATGCTGCTGTATGCGCCGGGTGCGCTGAGCCATCCAGGCGTGCGTGCAGTGCATGACTGGCTGGTGGAAGAGGCGGGGATTTTCCGAAGCCTGCACCCACTGGGGGAGCGGCAAATGTGAGCAATTATTACGTAAGAGCAGGGCGACCCAACTCCCGACCTTAACAGCGCTTTTGCCGATTGTCCGGCTTTTTTTGCGAATAGATATTTATCTTTTTTCAGGGGTTGAATTGTTCAGCGTACAGACCGATTGTGTAAGTAAGAGGTCACGGTGATGACGCCCAAGGGCTTAGCTGACCGGCCTCTCGCGAGCTAGCTGAAATAAGGGATGAACTATGCAAATCCAAGTCAATAGTGATAACCATATTCAAGGCAGTAAACGACTGG
Proteins encoded:
- a CDS encoding SirB1 family protein, translating into MTPRQSFFACLQRSPPALFEAALWIAAEHDSEVKPASILTDFKQLLQRVSGGLPMLPVSELAQPLLRRLNDLGFAQDDSTPLRPQVALLDKVLERRRGQPLALSLIALELARGLEIPMVGVNFPGHFLLRVPGADHLLDPCGGRRLYPNDCRELLYRQYGPNMKLSAEHLATAEPVQMLQRLSRNLRQLHLSHDDFIGALIDAERVLELGNANASDYLARASLYQRLDCPNAERFDLEHALLLSDDPIQRIRLTERLEHLPPNAIVH
- a CDS encoding Glu/Leu/Phe/Val dehydrogenase family protein; this translates as MFALMQSTRLESLHLSVDPVTGLKAVIAIHNSRLGPALGGCRYLAYPSDESAVEDAVRLAQGMSYKAALAGLAQGGGVAVIIRPVHVESRAALFEAFGRCINQLDGRYITAIDSGTSVADMDCIAQQTRHVTSTTSAGDPAPHAAMGVFAGIRSTAMARLGSDNLEGLRVAIQGLGNVGYALAEQLHAAGAELLVSDIDHGKVQLAMEQLGAHPIANDALLSTPCDILAPCGLGGVLNSNSVSQLRCSAVAGSANNQLTHLEVADQLERRGILYAPDYVINSGGLIYVSLKHRGEELPTITAHLSKISSRLTEVFAHAQAEKRSPARVADELAEKVLYR
- a CDS encoding phosphate-starvation-inducible protein PsiE — protein: MKINWAERLRQNVHELAESLGNLFVETFHYLALFAIGAVTAWAAVMEFLGMLEQGHIKIDDILLLFIYLELGAMVGIYFKTNHMPVRFLIYVAITALTRLLISNVSHHNPPDVGIIYLCGGILLLAFSILVVRYASSQFPSVKIENPHRKIGAGSSEHPEVEKGEL
- a CDS encoding DUF3509 domain-containing protein, coding for MDNPFQLITDAFAPDYQINLSIQGLDGSIMLTLSNSGRIVAKRLISAEQRNDPQRLKRLVQSIQFGIAIEQGHSAMSILDAMTGGDTRTLPPHQVKDRPRPTLNL
- a CDS encoding L-serine ammonia-lyase; translated protein: MAISVFDLFKVGIGPSSSHTVGPMRAAATFAQALVDQGFVAEVRRVEIRLYGSLSATGVGHATDRACVMGLMGEWPDSIDPATIDPRIHILRETGELLLAGKAIVAFNWQRDLLLLDESLPYHPNAMSLTAFGETGELFEQTYYSVGGGFIIEAAEAQSGIAPSSDVVLPYDFSSAAELLKLCNQHGLRVGELMMANERAWRSDAEIRKGLLHIWSVMRECVEQGLRHEGILPGGLNVPRRAAKLHRSLLEIGKPNVITSTLSAMEWVNLFALAVNEENAAGGRMVTAPTNGAAGIIPAVLHYYMKFNPDASDDDVVAFFLGAAAVGILCKKNASISGAEVGCQGEVGSACAMAAAGLAEVLGATPEQLENAAEIGLEHNLGLTCDPVGGLVQVPCIERNAIAAVKAINATQMALRGDGKHFISLDRVIRTMRDTGADMHDKYKETSRGGLAVNWVEC
- a CDS encoding LysR substrate-binding domain-containing protein, coding for MSRQLHAQTYVWLNVFACAARHLSFTRCAEELHITPGAVSQQIRQLEERLGFRLFHRRARGVELSAEGQRLAITVNEAYGSIDAELRRLDAGMISGILRVRSIPSFLSKWLTPRLPRLQQQFPDIQLRLVAEDSSVPLHEGDFDLAIDLNDGSYPGLLSTALLDEQIFPVCAPSLLRGRPPLHGPADLIHFPLLHDITAWRGSYEYAEWEFYLNAIGFEGADVRRGHTFNRNHLTIEAAIAGMGVAIARRTLLNDELERGALIVPFGLAVPNHKRYMLLYAPGALSHPGVRAVHDWLVEEAGIFRSLHPLGERQM